The following DNA comes from Flavobacterium sp. N3904.
TCCTGTTGCAGCAAAATGTTCTTCTGATGCGTCCAATAATCCATCAATCCAAGGTAATAATTTTTTGGCACAGTGGTCAGTATGCAAAATAACAGTTGCTCCGTATGCTTCTGCCAATGTGTGTATGTGTTTTGCACCTGCAATACCTCCAGCAATAGCGGCTTTTTCACCTGCATTAGAAAGTCCTTTTCCTGCGTTAAATTGTGCACCACCGTTTGAAAATTGAATGATAACTGGTGCGTTTAATTTTGCAGCAGTTTCAAGAACTCCATTGATAGTGTCTGATCCAATAACATTTACTGCAGGAAGCGCAAATCCTTTTTCTTTTGCATAATTGAAAATTTCTTGTACTTGATCGCCTGTAGCTACTCCGGGTTTAATATTGTGTGCCATTGTAATTTCTTTTAATTGTTTTTTTTAGTTTTTAGATTATAGTTTGCAAAAATAAGAATTAATTAGCATTAGAACGGGTAATTTATACCAAAATTAAAAACAGAATTTGCAAAATTATATTGGGTAAACCATCTTTGACCAATTTCGTTGGCGGGATTATAGGTTTTGAACCCCATATCAACGCGAACAACAAAAAAACTCAAGTCGTATCGAATTCCAAATCCAGTTCCCAAAGCAATTTCGCCTAAGTCACTCAGACTTGTAAACTTTGCAGGTTCATAAGTAACATCGTCGTAAACATTCCAGATATTCCCTGCATCTGCAAATAAAGCACCATTCCATCTGCCTACTATTTGAAAACGAAATTCGGCACTAAGTGCAATTTTCATGTTGGCTTCATTAAAGTCATTAGAAAAAGAACTGCTTCCCGGACCCAAACTATAAGGTTGCCAAGCTCTATTGTCATTTGATCCTCCGCCATAATAACTTTTTGAAAACGGAATAGAATTTGAATTTCCGTAAGGAATGGCAATCCCAAAAAACGATCGTACAGCAAAGACTTTTCCTTTGTTCAAATTCCAATGTTTGATGTAATCAAACTCAGTTTTGATATATTCTGAATATTCTAAATTAAAAATTTCATAATTTCCATTATCGTTTTTAGGAAGGTTTCCAATATTTGAAATGGCGGACAGTATAGTTCCGGCTGATTCTACTTTTGTTCGAAATATGTAGTAATCATTATCCTGTAAATCTTTTTTGGTGGTTTTTGTGAAAGTAATATTGGTAGCCAATATAAAATCATTATCGGTAAGTCTAATTCTTTGTTGCTCAATACTGTTTACATCCTGATAATCTGGGTCATTTGGTGTTAAAGCTGTTTGTTCAGACAGAACTTCATTCGTAAATCCAGTTGTACCACTTTCAATTATTAAGTTTCCAAATTTATCAACATTTTCAGAATTTATATTGTAGGTTTGTGCAATAGCGTTCAGCGCATCATAGGAACTGCCATAAACATTAAAATAATTTTCTGGGTTCAGATTTCGTACAAATTGAAAATTTAGAAGATCCAATCGCGTTGTATTGTTCCTTTTTGGCGTCCAATTATAGGAAAATGAGCCGGTAAAATTTTCTTTGTCTAATCCGATGTTTGTTTGTTTTGAAAGCCCCAAACTCATTACGGTAGAAGGAATCATACTCTTCGGAATGATTTTTTCAGTTTTAAACGGGAATATAATTCGAGGAAAGTTAAGTTTTGCATCCACTCCATATTCCGAAACATTAAAGAAACTATCTCTGGCATCGGCTATGTCATTTGAGGCGCCAATATTTCCTCTTGCTGAAAGTTCTAATGTTTCAGCTCCATTAAAAACATTTCTGACGGTCTCTGTGATGCTGCCGGTAATACCAAAATCTTCTATGTTGGAGTGCGTGACATCCAGTGTATATCCAAAACTATACTTTTTCCTTGGTGTCAAGTAAATGTTGGCTATTAAAGATTGCGCGGTACTGTCTCTTTTGTCTACTTCGTATTGTATCGAAGGATAATTAAAGATTTTAAGATTATTCAAATACCGGGTTGATAATACTGTTTTATAATCTGCAAATGTTGTTCCTTTTGTAATGAAAACCGCATCGGTTATGGCGTGAGGCGTGTATTTTATTTTGTCATAAGCATACAAATGCATATTATTATAGGAAACACTGTCTTTTATTGTTGAACTGTGATTGGCAGCAGAGTAGTCTGTATAAATATTAATATCGCTTATTTTATACAATTTAAAGGGTTCAGTTTTAGTAGAATCGTTTTCTTGATATAAATAATTGCCAATATTCAAATTCACATTTGCTTTGTCTTTTTTGTTGATAGTATCAATATCAAAAGTTACATAATTGGACTGAAAACGGTATGCACCATTATTTCTAAACAGCGTAT
Coding sequences within:
- a CDS encoding BamA/TamA family outer membrane protein — encoded protein: MHKKLSFFKIKKWVPNYLGRTMLFQKKKNYTKIAAFSLIAIFILACNSEKRVPARKQLLVKNEIIQNGKLTKNQTIYDQLYQQPNSSILGYRMQLNIYNLANPNPDSTFNLKYLNKQKKYDREVKWLSAKQVERLRKSFWYHGIHEFLKETGEAPVIADTLKSKKSLTRLKSYYFNNGYFNVKASYKLDSLAPKRAEVKYYLTTGNPYFLDTIKNTILTPVLDSLYKTSKSLIVSGNQYKTEDFENEKNRINTLFRNNGAYRFQSNYVTFDIDTINKKDKANVNLNIGNYLYQENDSTKTEPFKLYKISDINIYTDYSAANHSSTIKDSVSYNNMHLYAYDKIKYTPHAITDAVFITKGTTFADYKTVLSTRYLNNLKIFNYPSIQYEVDKRDSTAQSLIANIYLTPRKKYSFGYTLDVTHSNIEDFGITGSITETVRNVFNGAETLELSARGNIGASNDIADARDSFFNVSEYGVDAKLNFPRIIFPFKTEKIIPKSMIPSTVMSLGLSKQTNIGLDKENFTGSFSYNWTPKRNNTTRLDLLNFQFVRNLNPENYFNVYGSSYDALNAIAQTYNINSENVDKFGNLIIESGTTGFTNEVLSEQTALTPNDPDYQDVNSIEQQRIRLTDNDFILATNITFTKTTKKDLQDNDYYIFRTKVESAGTILSAISNIGNLPKNDNGNYEIFNLEYSEYIKTEFDYIKHWNLNKGKVFAVRSFFGIAIPYGNSNSIPFSKSYYGGGSNDNRAWQPYSLGPGSSSFSNDFNEANMKIALSAEFRFQIVGRWNGALFADAGNIWNVYDDVTYEPAKFTSLSDLGEIALGTGFGIRYDLSFFVVRVDMGFKTYNPANEIGQRWFTQYNFANSVFNFGINYPF